Proteins from a genomic interval of Bacteroidota bacterium:
- a CDS encoding TOMM precursor leader peptide-binding protein — MHIPTFRADLVVKVIEGRGVIIVSEKDEVILRGKAVELVAAAIDGKKSEQEILDLLSPSLGAPAIHFCLIKLAEGGYIDTHPSSIPLPQRIFWQQAGVDPAQAYHKLQHAAIGLQAIGDVPTATIREALQRLDIKTEDTGHLNLVLTDNYLSPALAYLNETFLASQQPWMLVKPVGSQLWIGPLFYPRTTGCWACLESRLVGQRPLYQLAAHDDTALPALTGDRFTLPSQAQVAGNLVAMEVLKWFGKEADHGLSGALRTYDVHTNEAVLHPLTRRPQCPACGNPATDTQTSAVLTLQSQKKRGHASNGYRLQEPRKTYEAYAHHISPITGIVKHVSQIEVPGEQVHVYSASHNMRPVSNLPADLPSLIRDQSGGKGITRQAAKTSALCEALERFSGIYQGNESRILATYRELGEDAIHPNACMLFSPDQYAKRDAWHATCDHPFQHVPIPFEADTPIEWTPVWSLTLQRIRYLPTAYCYFNYKGPHPGFCKADSNGNASGNTLEEAVLQGLNELVERDSVSMWWYNKLSRPQVDISTFNVPYVEAMQRYYKHQNRVFWVLDLTTDLNIPTFAAISKRIDRQPEDIIFGFGTHQHAPSALQRAIAEMNQLLPFVAKRKPDGSTNYAYDGALEMKWWQQETVAKNTYLLPNSAELPRTRANFKQALSDDLLDDINQGVKHVGSLGLEVLVLNQTRPDIGLPTVKVIVPGLRIFWKRLAPGRLYDVPVKLGWLDSPIQEQDLNTFPFFL, encoded by the coding sequence GTGCACATTCCCACATTCCGAGCCGACCTGGTAGTCAAGGTGATCGAAGGCCGCGGGGTTATCATCGTTTCTGAAAAAGACGAAGTAATCCTCCGGGGGAAAGCTGTTGAACTGGTAGCGGCAGCAATCGACGGAAAAAAAAGCGAGCAGGAGATCCTGGATCTACTCAGCCCAAGCCTGGGGGCACCAGCCATTCACTTTTGCCTGATAAAACTTGCTGAGGGCGGCTATATCGATACCCATCCCTCATCCATTCCTTTACCCCAGCGCATATTCTGGCAACAAGCCGGCGTTGATCCTGCACAGGCTTATCACAAACTGCAACACGCTGCAATTGGCCTCCAGGCCATCGGCGATGTCCCGACTGCAACCATTCGTGAAGCATTACAACGCCTGGATATAAAAACGGAAGACACCGGCCACTTAAACCTGGTACTTACCGACAACTACCTGTCCCCTGCATTGGCTTACTTGAATGAAACGTTCCTCGCGTCGCAACAGCCCTGGATGTTGGTTAAGCCTGTTGGTAGCCAGCTGTGGATTGGCCCACTCTTTTACCCACGGACTACGGGTTGCTGGGCGTGTCTGGAATCCAGACTTGTAGGCCAGCGCCCGTTGTATCAGCTTGCAGCCCATGATGATACAGCGTTGCCGGCGTTGACAGGCGATCGTTTTACGCTGCCCTCACAGGCGCAGGTAGCGGGTAACCTTGTGGCGATGGAAGTATTAAAATGGTTCGGGAAAGAAGCAGATCACGGTTTGAGCGGTGCTTTGCGCACCTATGATGTCCATACGAACGAAGCAGTTCTACACCCCCTTACACGCAGACCCCAGTGTCCTGCTTGTGGCAATCCTGCAACCGACACCCAGACATCCGCTGTACTTACGCTGCAATCCCAGAAAAAACGTGGACACGCGTCAAACGGATACCGCTTGCAGGAGCCTCGAAAAACGTATGAGGCTTATGCGCACCATATCAGCCCGATCACAGGCATCGTCAAACACGTAAGCCAGATCGAGGTGCCGGGCGAACAGGTACATGTATACAGCGCAAGTCACAATATGCGCCCCGTATCCAACCTGCCGGCCGACCTGCCCTCTCTCATTCGCGACCAAAGTGGCGGGAAAGGCATCACCCGGCAAGCTGCAAAAACCAGCGCCCTGTGCGAGGCACTCGAACGGTTTTCTGGCATTTACCAGGGGAATGAATCGCGTATACTGGCCACGTATCGAGAATTGGGAGAAGACGCGATTCATCCGAATGCGTGCATGTTGTTTAGTCCCGACCAGTATGCCAAAAGAGACGCCTGGCATGCCACCTGTGACCATCCTTTTCAGCATGTGCCCATACCCTTTGAAGCCGATACACCCATTGAATGGACACCGGTATGGTCGCTGACGCTGCAACGCATCCGCTACTTGCCCACCGCCTACTGTTATTTTAACTACAAAGGCCCCCATCCGGGCTTTTGCAAAGCGGATTCGAATGGCAATGCATCGGGCAACACACTCGAAGAGGCCGTCTTGCAGGGCTTAAATGAATTGGTAGAGCGCGACAGCGTGAGTATGTGGTGGTACAACAAGCTGAGCCGGCCGCAGGTAGACATCAGCACCTTTAATGTGCCATACGTTGAGGCCATGCAACGCTACTACAAACACCAAAACCGTGTTTTCTGGGTACTCGACCTGACAACCGACCTCAACATTCCGACATTCGCGGCCATTTCCAAACGCATAGACCGGCAGCCTGAAGACATCATTTTCGGCTTCGGCACCCACCAGCATGCCCCATCAGCACTGCAACGCGCCATCGCAGAAATGAACCAGTTGCTGCCTTTTGTTGCAAAGCGAAAACCAGATGGCTCAACCAACTACGCATATGATGGGGCGTTGGAAATGAAATGGTGGCAACAGGAAACCGTCGCGAAAAACACCTACCTCTTGCCCAATTCTGCTGAACTTCCTCGTACGCGTGCAAACTTCAAGCAGGCATTGTCTGATGACTTGCTCGACGACATTAACCAGGGTGTAAAACATGTCGGCAGCCTCGGCCTGGAAGTGCTCGTACTCAATCAAACGCGGCCGGATATCGGGCTACCAACAGTGAAAGTCATTGTACCGGGGCTCCGTATTTTCTGGAAGCGATTGGCCCCCGGCAGGTTGTACGATGTGCCCGTAAAACTCGGCTGGCTGGATTCCCCAATACAAGAGCAGGACCTGAACACCTTTCCTTTCTTTCTTTAG
- a CDS encoding FAD-linked oxidase C-terminal domain-containing protein — protein sequence MATNSITSVLTILSDAMPGQVSTATDILQAHGKDYSWHRPAAPEAVCFPRSNEEVALIVKTCGEHGVPIIPFGAGSSLEGGVLATRGGVSVDLTQMNKILNVSVADMDCTVQGGVRRLQLNERLAADGMFFPVDPGANATLGGMTATRASGTNAVRYGTMRENVVSLKVVLADGQIIETGTRARKSAAGYDLTRLFVGSEGTLGIITEVTLRMQRIPARIEAAVIRFPDISSAIDVVIKTHAAGIRMARIELLDGLMMQGMNLYSNLQYPEQPTLFLEFNGSPSEVDDQVRAFRQLADRTVNPDAIGDGFEQAATPAERERLWHARHHAYHSSIALRPGCQVMSSDVCVPMSKLNACVQAVRDDVARSSIIAPLVGHIGEGNFHMQFLVDPENDAEIAEARLLHERLVNMALSYGGTCTGEHGVGIGKRKYLEAEYGDAFGLLKNIKLALDPGNIMNPGKVIALS from the coding sequence ATGGCAACAAACTCCATAACCAGCGTACTCACGATTCTCAGCGATGCCATGCCCGGGCAGGTGTCAACAGCAACTGATATTCTGCAGGCCCACGGAAAGGACTATTCCTGGCACCGGCCGGCAGCCCCAGAAGCCGTTTGTTTTCCACGATCGAACGAAGAAGTCGCGTTGATTGTAAAGACGTGCGGTGAACACGGCGTGCCTATTATTCCTTTTGGTGCAGGATCTTCTCTTGAGGGCGGCGTGCTCGCTACCCGGGGCGGCGTTAGTGTTGATCTTACGCAGATGAACAAAATCCTCAATGTCAGTGTGGCCGACATGGATTGCACGGTGCAGGGGGGCGTACGCCGGCTGCAGCTTAACGAAAGGCTGGCTGCGGATGGTATGTTCTTTCCTGTAGATCCAGGCGCCAATGCAACGTTGGGAGGGATGACGGCGACGCGCGCAAGTGGTACAAACGCTGTCAGGTATGGGACGATGCGGGAGAACGTGGTTTCCTTAAAAGTAGTGCTTGCAGATGGTCAGATTATTGAAACAGGCACGCGGGCCCGGAAGTCGGCAGCCGGCTACGACCTGACGCGGTTGTTTGTGGGATCTGAAGGCACGTTGGGGATAATTACCGAAGTCACCCTGCGCATGCAGCGGATCCCTGCCCGTATTGAGGCGGCAGTAATTCGGTTTCCCGACATCTCAAGCGCGATTGACGTAGTGATTAAAACCCATGCCGCCGGCATCAGAATGGCCCGGATTGAATTGCTGGATGGTCTGATGATGCAAGGCATGAATCTGTACTCAAATCTTCAGTACCCGGAGCAGCCCACGCTTTTCCTTGAATTTAACGGAAGCCCTTCAGAGGTGGATGATCAGGTCCGGGCTTTTCGGCAACTGGCGGATCGAACGGTGAATCCTGACGCAATCGGAGACGGCTTTGAACAAGCTGCAACGCCGGCGGAGCGCGAGCGCCTGTGGCACGCGCGGCACCATGCCTACCATTCATCGATTGCGCTGCGTCCGGGGTGCCAGGTGATGTCGAGTGATGTGTGTGTACCGATGTCCAAACTAAACGCGTGTGTGCAAGCCGTCCGTGACGATGTTGCAAGATCCAGCATCATAGCGCCCCTGGTTGGACACATTGGTGAAGGAAATTTCCACATGCAATTTCTTGTAGATCCGGAAAATGACGCAGAGATTGCGGAGGCGCGCCTGCTGCACGAACGCCTCGTTAACATGGCCTTGTCATATGGCGGTACCTGTACCGGTGAACACGGCGTTGGCATCGGCAAGCGTAAATACTTAGAGGCCGAATACGGTGACGCATTCGGCCTCTTGAAAAACATTAAACTTGCACTTGATCCGGGCAACATCATGAACCCGGGTAAAGTAATTGCGCTTTCCTGA